From Frateuria aurantia DSM 6220, one genomic window encodes:
- a CDS encoding multidrug effflux MFS transporter, translating into MLRSPSLGLSVVLGLLSAIGPFAIDMYLPALPAIGNWFHSSSSWVQASLGVFFLCFGASQLLYGPWSDRVGRKPPLLAGLLIFLVGSIGCALAPSIGLLIAFRCLQGLGAGAMSVIPRAVVRDLFTGVDAARMMARLMVVFSVSPILAPLSGSLVVQYLPWQWIFGWTGLFAVIGLLMTRRALPETRLPDPRQKAGRAWRTYLDLARDARFLILVGIGALGSAGFFVYLSGSSFVLINHYGLSPRQFSLAFSANAFTLIGCSLLSPGLAARHGLPRVLAGAVTAYALIMGLLAALSLGHSPSLPLMLGLLMAGYGCLGLVSPCTAVLALDAHGARAGAASAMLGTLQLAAGAVVIALISPFADGRPQPMLIGIALCASLAWALSHLARHRGYLDKDEVAA; encoded by the coding sequence ATGCTCCGTTCTCCCTCGCTCGGCCTGTCAGTGGTACTGGGCCTGCTGTCAGCCATCGGCCCCTTCGCCATCGACATGTATTTGCCGGCACTGCCGGCCATCGGAAACTGGTTCCACAGCTCCTCGAGCTGGGTCCAGGCCAGCCTGGGGGTATTCTTCCTCTGTTTCGGTGCCAGCCAGCTGCTGTATGGCCCCTGGTCCGACCGCGTCGGCCGCAAGCCTCCGCTGCTGGCTGGACTGCTGATCTTTCTGGTCGGCAGCATCGGCTGCGCCCTGGCCCCGTCCATCGGCCTGCTGATCGCCTTCCGCTGCCTGCAGGGGCTGGGCGCGGGCGCCATGTCGGTGATACCCCGTGCGGTAGTCCGCGACCTGTTCACCGGAGTAGACGCCGCTCGCATGATGGCCCGACTGATGGTGGTCTTCAGCGTCTCGCCGATCCTGGCGCCTCTGAGCGGCAGCCTGGTAGTTCAGTACCTGCCCTGGCAATGGATCTTCGGATGGACCGGACTGTTTGCCGTGATCGGCCTGCTGATGACACGCCGAGCCCTCCCTGAGACCCGCCTGCCGGATCCGCGGCAGAAAGCCGGACGAGCTTGGCGGACCTATCTGGATCTGGCAAGGGATGCACGATTCCTGATTCTGGTCGGCATCGGCGCCCTTGGCAGTGCCGGCTTCTTTGTCTATCTCTCCGGCTCATCCTTCGTGCTGATCAACCATTACGGTCTCAGCCCCAGGCAGTTCAGCCTCGCCTTTTCAGCCAACGCCTTTACATTGATCGGCTGCTCACTGCTCAGTCCCGGACTCGCGGCACGCCACGGCCTGCCCAGAGTCCTGGCCGGCGCCGTAACCGCCTATGCGCTGATCATGGGACTGCTGGCCGCGCTATCGCTGGGCCACTCACCCAGCCTGCCGCTGATGCTGGGCCTGCTGATGGCCGGTTATGGCTGCCTAGGCCTGGTATCACCCTGCACCGCCGTGCTGGCACTCGATGCCCACGGCGCACGCGCCGGCGCCGCCTCGGCCATGCTGGGAACCTTGCAGCTGGCGGCAGGGGCCGTGGTGATCGCCTTGATCAGCCCTTTCGCCGATGGCCGTCCGCAGCCGATGCTGATCGGTATCGCCTTGTGTGCGAGCCTGGCCTGGGCTCTGTCACATCTGGCCCGCCATCGAGGCTATCTGGACAAGGACGAGGTCGCCGCCTGA
- the rpsF gene encoding 30S ribosomal protein S6, giving the protein MTMRHYEVVFLVHPDQSEQVPAMLERYKSLIEAEGGTIHRIEDWGRRQLAYTIENLAKAHYVMLNIEVGQTALSELESGFRFNDAVLRHLVIRRDAADTEQSFILKSKEKDDAKTSRRRDDEGDDRAAHGGDDSDRDSDD; this is encoded by the coding sequence ATGACGATGCGTCATTACGAAGTTGTGTTCCTGGTCCATCCCGACCAGAGCGAGCAGGTTCCGGCCATGCTCGAGCGTTACAAGTCGCTGATCGAAGCCGAAGGCGGCACCATCCATCGCATCGAAGACTGGGGCCGTCGTCAGCTGGCCTACACCATCGAGAACCTGGCCAAGGCCCACTACGTCATGCTGAACATCGAAGTCGGCCAGACCGCCCTGAGCGAGCTGGAATCCGGTTTCCGTTTCAATGACGCCGTGCTGCGCCACCTGGTGATCCGTCGCGATGCCGCCGACACCGAGCAGTCCTTCATCCTGAAGAGCAAGGAAAAGGATGATGCCAAGACCTCGCGTCGCCGCGATGACGAAGGTGATGACCGTGCCGCCCATGGCGGTGACGATTCCGATCGCGACAGCGACGACTGA
- the asnS gene encoding asparagine--tRNA ligase: MAVVSVKQALSGTYPAGSILTVRGWVRTRRDSKAGLSFVNITDGSCFAPIQAVVPAELANYESEIRHLTSGASLIVTGELVASQGKGQSFEIQAHTVEVCGLVDDPETYPIQPKQHSMEFLREVAHLRPRTNLFGAVTRIRHTMMTAIHRHLTGEGFFWINTPIITTSDAEGAGDMFRLSTLDLANLPRTPEGKIDFRKDFFGREAFLTVSGQLNVEAYALAMSKVYTFGPTFRAENSNTTRHLAEFWMVEPEIAFADLADIASSAEAFLKAIFKAVLEERADDMAFISERVLPGAAERLEAFIQAPFERIDYTDAVKILQNCGEKFEFPVEWGVDLQTEHERYLAEKHVGRPVVVMNYPEAIKSFYMRLNDDGRTVAAMDVLAPGIGEIIGGSQREERLDQLDLRMRQFGLDPATYSWYRDLRRYGSVPHAGYGLGFERLLVYICGLSNIRDAIPYPRAAGTAEF; the protein is encoded by the coding sequence ATGGCGGTGGTCAGCGTCAAACAGGCATTATCCGGCACCTATCCGGCCGGCAGCATTCTCACCGTCAGAGGCTGGGTTCGTACCCGCCGCGATTCCAAGGCGGGCCTGTCCTTTGTCAACATCACCGACGGCAGCTGTTTCGCGCCCATCCAGGCTGTGGTCCCGGCCGAGCTGGCCAATTACGAGAGCGAGATCAGGCATCTCACCAGCGGCGCCTCCCTGATCGTGACCGGCGAGCTGGTCGCCTCCCAGGGCAAGGGCCAGTCCTTCGAGATCCAGGCCCACACCGTCGAAGTCTGCGGTCTGGTCGACGATCCGGAGACCTATCCGATCCAGCCCAAGCAGCACTCGATGGAGTTTCTGCGCGAAGTGGCGCACCTGCGCCCCCGCACCAACCTGTTCGGCGCGGTGACCCGCATTCGTCACACCATGATGACGGCGATTCATCGGCATCTGACCGGCGAGGGCTTCTTCTGGATCAATACGCCGATCATTACCACCTCGGATGCCGAAGGTGCGGGCGACATGTTCCGCCTCTCGACTCTGGATCTGGCCAACCTGCCCCGTACGCCCGAGGGCAAGATCGATTTCCGCAAGGACTTTTTCGGTCGCGAGGCCTTCCTGACCGTATCCGGCCAGCTCAATGTCGAGGCCTATGCCCTGGCCATGAGCAAGGTCTACACCTTCGGCCCCACCTTTCGCGCCGAGAACTCCAACACGACCCGCCATCTGGCCGAGTTCTGGATGGTCGAACCGGAAATCGCCTTTGCCGATCTGGCCGATATCGCCAGCAGTGCCGAAGCCTTTCTGAAGGCGATCTTCAAGGCGGTGCTGGAGGAGCGTGCCGATGACATGGCCTTTATCTCCGAGCGGGTGCTGCCCGGCGCCGCCGAGCGGCTGGAAGCGTTTATCCAGGCGCCGTTCGAGCGCATCGACTACACCGATGCCGTCAAGATCCTGCAGAACTGCGGCGAGAAATTCGAGTTCCCCGTCGAATGGGGCGTGGATCTGCAAACCGAGCACGAACGCTATCTGGCCGAGAAACATGTCGGTCGTCCGGTGGTGGTGATGAACTATCCCGAGGCGATCAAGTCGTTCTATATGCGCCTGAACGACGACGGCCGCACCGTCGCCGCCATGGACGTGCTGGCGCCCGGCATCGGCGAGATCATCGGCGGATCGCAGCGCGAAGAGCGCCTGGACCAGCTGGATCTGCGCATGCGGCAGTTCGGCCTGGATCCAGCCACCTACAGCTGGTATCGCGACCTGCGGCGCTACGGCTCGGTGCCGCATGCCGGTTATGGTCTCGGATTTGAAAGGCTGCTGGTCTATATCTGTGGCCTGTCCAATATCCGTGACGCCATCCCCTATCCCCGGGCGGCCGGCACGGCTGAATTCTGA
- a CDS encoding replicative DNA helicase, protein MSFAPDRNDRKDRKEWGDRAPTPGSVDALRVPPHSIDAEQAVLGGLMLAPDALDKVADRLGEQDFYRRDHRLIWRAITELAGKGMPCDAVTLGDWFSGNGMADMMGGAGYLIELANATPSAANIAAYADIVREKSVLRQLIDVGTGITEDGYQAEGKTVQEALESAEQAVFKIAESGSRGKKDTVSMREAVKDAFRILSERFENQGQLTGISTGFKDLDELTSGLQPSDLIIVAARPSMGKTAFSVNIAEAAALKAKQPVVIFSMEMSASQLAFRLISSIGRIHQQHLRNGDLAEEDWPRVTNAIAILSDAKIFIDDTPGLSPVELRSRARRIHRDNGGLGLIVIDYLQLMQVPGNKENRATEISEISRSLKGLAKELNVPVIALSQLNRSLEQRADKRPMMSDLRESGAIEQDADVIMFIYRDDYYNKESPDKGLAEIIVGKQRNGPTDTVKLTFLGHYTKFENYMPDSYMGAFE, encoded by the coding sequence ATGTCGTTCGCACCCGACCGCAATGATCGCAAAGACCGCAAGGAATGGGGCGATCGCGCGCCGACGCCGGGTTCGGTGGATGCTCTGCGGGTGCCGCCGCATTCGATCGATGCCGAACAGGCGGTCCTTGGCGGTCTGATGCTGGCGCCGGACGCGCTGGACAAGGTCGCCGACCGTCTCGGCGAGCAGGACTTCTACCGTCGCGACCATCGCCTGATCTGGCGCGCGATCACCGAGCTGGCGGGCAAAGGCATGCCTTGTGACGCGGTGACGCTGGGTGACTGGTTTTCCGGCAATGGCATGGCCGACATGATGGGCGGTGCCGGCTATCTGATCGAGCTGGCCAATGCCACGCCCAGTGCGGCCAATATTGCCGCCTATGCCGATATCGTGCGCGAAAAATCGGTGCTTCGCCAGCTGATCGACGTCGGTACCGGGATCACCGAGGACGGCTACCAGGCCGAGGGCAAGACTGTCCAGGAGGCGCTGGAAAGCGCCGAACAGGCGGTTTTCAAGATTGCCGAATCCGGTTCGCGGGGCAAAAAGGACACCGTGTCGATGCGCGAGGCGGTCAAGGATGCCTTCCGGATTCTGTCCGAGCGTTTCGAGAACCAGGGCCAGCTGACCGGCATTTCCACCGGCTTCAAGGATCTGGATGAGCTGACCTCGGGCCTGCAGCCCTCGGATCTCATCATCGTCGCGGCCCGCCCCTCGATGGGCAAGACGGCTTTTTCGGTGAATATCGCGGAGGCGGCGGCGTTGAAGGCCAAGCAGCCGGTGGTGATCTTCTCGATGGAAATGTCGGCGTCCCAGCTGGCTTTTCGTCTGATTTCATCGATCGGTCGCATTCATCAGCAGCATCTGCGCAATGGCGATCTGGCCGAAGAGGACTGGCCGCGCGTGACCAATGCCATCGCGATTCTTTCCGATGCGAAGATCTTTATCGATGACACGCCGGGCCTTTCGCCCGTGGAACTGCGATCCCGCGCACGCCGGATCCACCGCGACAATGGCGGACTGGGTCTGATCGTGATCGATTACCTGCAGCTGATGCAGGTGCCGGGCAACAAGGAAAATCGCGCCACGGAGATCTCGGAAATCTCGCGCTCGCTCAAGGGGCTGGCCAAGGAGCTGAATGTGCCGGTGATCGCGCTGTCTCAGTTGAACCGCTCCCTGGAGCAGCGGGCCGACAAGCGGCCGATGATGTCGGACCTGCGTGAGTCCGGCGCTATCGAGCAGGATGCTGACGTCATCATGTTCATTTATCGCGATGACTATTACAACAAGGAGTCGCCCGACAAGGGGCTGGCCGAAATCATTGTCGGCAAGCAGCGAAACGGCCCGACCGATACGGTCAAGCTGACCTTCCTGGGGCACTACACCAAGTTCGAAAACTATATGCCTGATTCCTATATGGGCGCTTTCGAATAA
- a CDS encoding HesB/IscA family protein produces the protein MSITMTPAASARMRAFLDKSPAAPGIRFGVKRTGCSGYAYVVDLAPELAQDDTLVEVEGVPLVIRNDSLALVDGTCIDFQRQGLNASFVFNNPNATGECGCGESFTVG, from the coding sequence ATGAGCATTACGATGACCCCCGCCGCCAGTGCACGCATGCGTGCCTTTCTTGACAAGTCGCCGGCCGCTCCGGGAATCCGTTTCGGGGTCAAGCGCACCGGCTGTTCGGGCTATGCCTACGTGGTGGATCTGGCTCCCGAGCTGGCTCAGGACGATACCCTGGTCGAAGTCGAGGGCGTGCCGCTGGTGATCCGCAATGACAGCCTGGCTCTGGTTGACGGTACCTGCATCGATTTCCAGAGGCAGGGACTCAATGCCAGCTTTGTGTTCAACAATCCCAATGCCACCGGTGAATGCGGCTGCGGGGAGAGCTTCACTGTCGGCTGA
- a CDS encoding SDR family oxidoreductase, whose protein sequence is MNLDLRTRHALVCGASQGIGRAIAIELAGMGADVTLLARSQAGLETVLAELPQPAEGQRHDILCADMLATESLAAQAAQLHDRHPVQILINNSGGPAPGPLHEASPAQLQAAFQQHLCAAQVLLQALLPGMREAGYGRIVNIISTSVKEPLPGLGVSNIVRAGTAAWAKTLAGELAADGITVNNVLPGYTQTGRLERLIDGRAESRGLSPQDVAQAMLKDVPAGRFGEPAEVAALAAFLCSPAAGYVNGTSIAADGGRVRSLN, encoded by the coding sequence ATGAATCTCGACTTGCGGACACGACACGCCCTAGTCTGCGGCGCTTCCCAGGGCATTGGCCGAGCCATCGCCATCGAACTGGCCGGCATGGGCGCCGATGTCACCCTGCTGGCCCGCTCGCAGGCCGGACTCGAGACCGTGCTTGCGGAATTGCCGCAGCCCGCCGAAGGCCAGCGCCACGACATTCTCTGCGCCGACATGCTGGCCACCGAATCGCTTGCCGCACAGGCCGCGCAGCTGCATGACCGCCACCCGGTGCAGATCCTGATCAACAACAGCGGCGGCCCCGCCCCCGGCCCGTTGCATGAAGCCAGTCCGGCCCAATTGCAGGCCGCCTTCCAGCAGCACCTCTGTGCCGCGCAGGTCTTGCTGCAGGCCTTGCTTCCCGGCATGCGTGAAGCCGGCTACGGCCGCATCGTCAACATCATTTCCACCTCGGTGAAAGAGCCTCTGCCGGGTCTTGGCGTCTCCAACATCGTGCGCGCCGGCACGGCCGCCTGGGCCAAGACCCTGGCCGGCGAACTGGCAGCCGATGGCATCACGGTCAACAATGTGCTGCCCGGCTATACGCAGACCGGTCGCCTGGAGCGCCTGATCGACGGCCGCGCCGAAAGTCGCGGACTGAGTCCGCAAGACGTGGCGCAGGCGATGCTGAAGGACGTGCCCGCCGGACGCTTTGGCGAACCGGCCGAAGTCGCCGCGCTGGCCGCTTTCCTGTGCAGTCCGGCAGCCGGCTATGTCAACGGCACCAGCATTGCCGCCGACGGCGGCCGGGTTCGCAGCCTCAACTGA
- the rpsR gene encoding 30S ribosomal protein S18: MSKFFRRRKFCRFTAEKVVEIDYKDLNTLRQYITETGKIVPSRITGTKARYQRQLATAIQRARFLALLPYTDNHDV, encoded by the coding sequence ATGTCCAAGTTTTTCCGCCGCCGCAAGTTCTGCCGTTTCACGGCCGAGAAGGTTGTCGAGATCGATTACAAGGATCTGAACACCCTGCGCCAGTACATCACCGAAACCGGCAAGATCGTTCCCAGCCGCATCACCGGTACCAAGGCTCGCTACCAGCGTCAGCTGGCCACCGCGATCCAGCGCGCCCGCTTCCTGGCGCTGCTGCCGTACACCGACAACCACGACGTCTGA
- the rplI gene encoding 50S ribosomal protein L9: MELILIEKVRNLGNLGDKVVVKPGYGRNYLLPQGKAVRANAANLAAFEARRAEYEARSQASFAEAEARKAKLEGASVTISAHASLEGKLYGSVGPREVAEALVAAGYTVNKGEVIQPEGAIRLVGEYDAQVALHADVHAAIKVIVVADK, encoded by the coding sequence ATGGAACTGATCCTGATCGAAAAAGTCCGCAACCTCGGTAATCTGGGCGACAAAGTCGTCGTTAAGCCGGGTTACGGCCGCAACTACCTGCTGCCGCAGGGCAAGGCCGTGCGTGCCAACGCTGCCAATCTGGCCGCTTTTGAAGCCCGCCGTGCCGAGTATGAAGCTCGTTCGCAGGCCAGCTTCGCCGAAGCCGAAGCCCGCAAGGCCAAGCTGGAAGGTGCCAGCGTGACCATTTCGGCCCACGCCAGCCTGGAAGGCAAGCTGTACGGCTCGGTCGGTCCCCGCGAAGTGGCCGAAGCCCTGGTGGCTGCCGGTTATACCGTCAACAAGGGCGAAGTGATCCAGCCGGAAGGCGCGATCCGCCTGGTCGGTGAATACGACGCCCAGGTGGCCCTGCATGCCGACGTGCATGCCGCCATCAAGGTGATCGTGGTTGCCGACAAGTAA